In Streptomyces sp. NBC_00414, a single window of DNA contains:
- a CDS encoding acyltransferase family protein, translating into MTHGRTTNSGATPPENTPSFGVPRQRADAPQARPEARPEESGYDARWVMSPFDTDDTSGSSGSSGSSDTFGTRVPAENPGSPFDAPSASAASLAPSVPAPANPATPAAAAPKKASGRDRYLDLLRTLALVRVVAYHLFGWAWLTVLFPSMGVMFALAGSLMARSLKRPALGVIRGRIRRLLPPLWVFSAVMLAMMFAAGWNISEDPDNGGTWGMIELFNYVVPVGAPPFPWSIGDKSGLLEQTWAVQSAGVLWYLRAYLWFVLASPLLLWAFRRAPWPTLLAPLGLTAVVGTGIVTIPGETGNAVSDFAVYGGCWVLGFAHYEGMLQKIPRYVAVSCSTLLMAFGLWWASGHLGPDGWDLNDIPLAQATWSFGFVVILLQYSPSWQDLPGRLKRWDKLVTLSNSRAMTIYLWHNLLIMATVPILDQLYELPFMNDQMVGLLDATYMVWMFVLVWPLIGLAILAVGWIEDLAAKRSPRLWPTGSKKPARPGAHSGPGTGSGSASHSHSRPRSRARAR; encoded by the coding sequence ATGACGCACGGCCGCACCACGAATTCGGGCGCCACACCACCGGAGAACACCCCGTCCTTCGGAGTCCCGCGCCAGCGGGCCGACGCTCCGCAGGCCCGTCCGGAGGCCCGTCCGGAGGAGTCCGGGTACGACGCGAGGTGGGTGATGTCCCCGTTCGACACGGACGACACATCCGGGTCATCCGGCTCGTCGGGCTCGTCCGACACGTTCGGCACGAGGGTTCCGGCGGAGAATCCGGGATCGCCGTTCGACGCGCCTTCCGCGTCCGCCGCGTCCCTCGCACCGTCCGTCCCCGCCCCCGCCAACCCCGCCACCCCTGCAGCCGCCGCGCCGAAGAAGGCGAGCGGCCGTGACCGCTACCTGGACCTGCTGCGCACCCTGGCACTGGTCCGCGTGGTCGCCTACCACCTGTTCGGCTGGGCCTGGCTGACGGTGCTCTTCCCGTCCATGGGCGTGATGTTCGCGCTCGCCGGTTCACTGATGGCCCGTTCGCTGAAGCGCCCGGCCCTGGGCGTGATCCGCGGCCGGATACGCAGGCTCCTGCCGCCCCTGTGGGTGTTCAGCGCGGTCATGCTCGCCATGATGTTCGCCGCGGGCTGGAACATCTCCGAGGACCCCGACAACGGCGGCACCTGGGGCATGATCGAGCTCTTCAACTACGTCGTACCGGTCGGCGCCCCGCCGTTCCCCTGGAGCATCGGCGACAAGTCGGGCCTCCTGGAGCAGACGTGGGCGGTCCAGTCGGCGGGCGTGCTCTGGTACCTGCGGGCGTACCTCTGGTTCGTCCTCGCGTCCCCGCTGCTCCTGTGGGCGTTCCGACGGGCCCCGTGGCCGACGCTGCTGGCCCCGCTCGGCCTGACGGCCGTGGTCGGTACGGGCATCGTCACCATCCCCGGTGAGACGGGCAACGCGGTCTCGGACTTCGCGGTCTACGGCGGCTGCTGGGTCCTCGGGTTCGCCCACTACGAGGGCATGCTGCAGAAGATCCCGCGCTATGTGGCGGTGTCCTGCTCGACCCTGCTGATGGCTTTCGGCCTGTGGTGGGCGTCCGGCCACCTGGGCCCCGACGGCTGGGACCTGAACGACATCCCGCTGGCCCAGGCCACCTGGTCCTTCGGGTTCGTGGTCATCCTGCTCCAGTACTCGCCGTCCTGGCAGGACCTCCCAGGCCGCCTCAAGCGCTGGGACAAGCTGGTCACCCTCTCCAACAGCCGTGCCATGACGATCTACCTGTGGCACAACCTCCTCATCATGGCGACGGTCCCGATCCTGGACCAGCTCTACGAACTGCCCTTCATGAACGACCAGATGGTGGGCCTGCTGGACGCCACGTACATGGTGTGGATGTTCGTCCTGGTCTGGCCGCTGATAGGCCTCGCCATCCTCGCGGTCGGCTGGATCGAAGACCTGGCGGCGAAGCGGAGTCCGCGGCTTTGGCCGACGGGGTCGAAGAAACCGGCCCGGCCGGGTGCGCATTCGGGCCCGGGAACCGGTTCGGGATCGGCGTCCCACTCCCACTCCCGGCCTCGCTCCCGGGCGCGGGCGAGGTAG
- a CDS encoding TMEM175 family protein: protein MSENSRPEPGFSPERLAFFTDAIFAIAMTLLAVELDRPDEQELASARALGRFLVDQRDSYLAFALAFILLWSVWRRHHKLMDRIDRLSNAFTGWHAPFLLLVAFLPFPTAVIGASASNPLADTLFAGTMAAMVFCEAVIKEIASRTGLTTRDPGETRHQADGSWAVGLWFALSAVLAWVLPNAFVLWFFAPLASPYGGALISRLRRPHGDPQDVDTPRH, encoded by the coding sequence ATGAGCGAGAACAGTCGACCGGAGCCAGGGTTCTCGCCCGAACGGCTGGCCTTCTTCACGGACGCCATCTTCGCGATCGCCATGACCCTGCTGGCCGTCGAACTGGACCGCCCCGACGAACAGGAACTGGCGTCGGCCCGCGCGCTGGGCCGCTTCCTGGTGGACCAGCGGGACTCCTACCTGGCGTTCGCGCTGGCGTTCATCCTGCTCTGGTCGGTATGGCGCCGCCACCACAAGCTGATGGACCGGATCGACAGGCTGTCGAACGCGTTCACCGGCTGGCACGCGCCGTTCCTGCTGCTCGTCGCGTTCCTCCCGTTCCCGACCGCGGTCATCGGCGCCTCGGCGAGCAATCCGCTGGCGGACACCCTGTTCGCCGGCACCATGGCGGCCATGGTCTTCTGCGAGGCCGTCATCAAGGAAATCGCCTCCAGAACCGGCCTGACCACCCGCGACCCCGGAGAAACGCGTCACCAAGCAGACGGCTCCTGGGCGGTCGGCCTCTGGTTCGCCCTCAGCGCCGTCCTCGCCTGGGTACTCCCGAACGCGTTCGTCCTGTGGTTCTTCGCCCCACTGGCCTCCCCGTACGGCGGAGCGCTGATCTCCCGCCTGCGCAGGCCGCACGGGGACCCGCAGGACGTGGACACGCCGCGACACTAG
- a CDS encoding DUF397 domain-containing protein: MQAIDWQKSTYSGDGSNCVYVAATGTGQIHLRESDAPDTTLITTRPRLGELIRSLKAHHIRTRS, encoded by the coding sequence ATGCAGGCCATCGACTGGCAGAAGTCCACGTACAGCGGCGACGGATCGAACTGCGTCTACGTGGCGGCCACCGGCACAGGACAGATCCACCTCCGCGAGAGCGACGCCCCCGACACCACCCTCATAACAACCCGCCCTCGCCTGGGCGAACTGATACGCAGCCTGAAGGCACATCACATACGTACACGATCCTGA
- a CDS encoding helix-turn-helix domain-containing protein: MPPTSNPTLRQRRFGAELRKLRERAGLTATGAAQLLGVNQARVSMIETGRTPISSDKVRSMAQTYACADDRLIDALVAMTGRRTRGWWEEYREHLPVALIDLAELEHHAVGLRVALIINIPGLLQTTDHARALFQQVAPPMRQYAIEHRLTFRIKRQGILHRENPPPYAAIIHESALRMGFGGPAVARDQLKHLNDMSELAHVTVGVVPFGTDHFPTTGQSFDYVDGPVPQLDTVQLDSHHGGCEFLDAEAQLSKYRAVLDRMESCALSPAKSRDFIHRLVRET, from the coding sequence TTGCCGCCCACCAGTAATCCGACACTGAGGCAGCGAAGGTTCGGTGCCGAGCTGCGCAAACTTCGTGAACGGGCCGGATTGACCGCCACCGGTGCCGCACAACTGCTCGGCGTCAACCAGGCGCGCGTGAGCATGATCGAGACCGGCCGCACGCCCATCAGCTCCGACAAGGTCCGCTCCATGGCCCAGACGTACGCCTGCGCGGACGACCGGCTCATCGACGCTCTGGTCGCGATGACCGGGCGCCGCACTCGCGGCTGGTGGGAGGAGTATCGCGAGCATCTGCCCGTCGCCCTGATCGACCTGGCGGAACTCGAACACCACGCGGTCGGACTGCGCGTGGCGCTGATCATCAACATCCCCGGCCTGCTGCAGACGACGGACCACGCACGAGCGCTCTTCCAGCAAGTGGCCCCGCCCATGCGGCAGTACGCGATCGAGCACCGCCTCACGTTCCGCATCAAGCGGCAGGGCATCCTGCACAGGGAGAATCCGCCCCCGTACGCGGCGATCATTCACGAATCGGCGCTTCGCATGGGCTTCGGCGGCCCCGCTGTGGCCCGCGACCAGCTCAAGCACCTGAACGACATGAGCGAACTGGCCCACGTCACCGTCGGAGTGGTCCCCTTCGGCACAGACCACTTCCCGACCACGGGCCAGTCGTTCGACTACGTCGACGGCCCTGTCCCGCAGCTCGACACCGTCCAGTTGGACTCGCACCACGGTGGCTGCGAGTTCCTCGACGCGGAGGCGCAGTTGAGTAAGTACCGTGCCGTCCTTGACCGCATGGAGTCGTGCGCCCTCAGCCCCGCCAAGTCACGGGACTTCATCCACCGCCTCGTCCGGGAAACGTGA
- a CDS encoding ATP-binding protein, whose translation MVTVAPPDTWTYALRLPHDPRAARVARVTVRAALHGHGMAETLEVVELLTSELVANAYRHTRGPASLRLTALGDGRLRVGVWDSSPHVPAPFDEPPGVRVPPAPVGAEGGRGLLLVRECASSWGGWSFGGGLLGRGAGKLLWFEV comes from the coding sequence ATGGTCACCGTAGCCCCGCCCGACACCTGGACGTACGCCCTTCGCCTGCCCCACGACCCCCGTGCCGCCCGCGTCGCCCGCGTGACCGTGCGGGCCGCCCTCCACGGGCACGGAATGGCCGAAACCCTCGAAGTCGTCGAGCTGTTGACGTCCGAGTTGGTCGCCAACGCCTACCGGCATACGAGAGGGCCCGCCTCGCTGCGGCTGACCGCGTTGGGGGACGGGCGGTTGCGGGTGGGGGTGTGGGACAGCAGCCCGCACGTCCCCGCGCCCTTCGACGAGCCTCCCGGTGTGCGGGTCCCGCCCGCCCCGGTCGGCGCCGAAGGAGGGCGCGGACTGCTCCTCGTACGGGAGTGCGCGAGTTCCTGGGGCGGCTGGTCCTTCGGGGGCGGCCTGCTCGGGCGCGGCGCGGGCAAGCTGCTGTGGTTCGAGGTCTGA
- a CDS encoding nitrate/nitrite transporter, which yields MTAPSSSITTRKGGRWIEQWDPEDEAFWKETGEKVARRNLFFSVLSEHIGFSIWTLWSVMVLFMGPEYGLTPADKFFIISMATLVGAIVRVPYTFAVARFGGRNWTIIAASMLLVPTIAAFVVMEPGTSFGTFLVCAMLAGVGGGNFASSMTNINSFFPLRKKGWALGLNAGGGNIGVPVVQLIGLAVIGASGGPRLLLGIYIPLIVVAAVLGALYMDNITSVKNDTGAAREAVKDPHTWIMSFLYIGTFGSFIGYSFAFGLVLQTQFGRTPLESAYVTFIGPLLGSLIRPVGGWLADKYGGARITLWNFVGMGAATAVIVVASMEKSLALFTTAFIVLFVLSGLGNGSTYKMIPGIFQAKAAAKGLTGEEAASYGRRLSGASMGLIGAVGAVGGLGINLAFRQSFLSVGSGTGAFLAFLAFYAACFGVTWAVYLRRPAASESPATPASEAKTQLSYAEV from the coding sequence ATGACAGCCCCGAGCAGCAGCATCACGACGCGCAAGGGGGGCCGCTGGATCGAGCAGTGGGACCCGGAGGACGAGGCGTTCTGGAAGGAGACCGGGGAGAAGGTTGCCCGGCGGAATCTGTTCTTCTCCGTTCTCTCCGAGCACATCGGGTTCTCGATCTGGACCCTCTGGTCGGTCATGGTGCTCTTCATGGGGCCCGAGTACGGGCTGACCCCCGCCGACAAGTTCTTCATCATCTCGATGGCCACGCTGGTCGGCGCCATCGTGCGGGTGCCCTACACCTTCGCGGTCGCCCGGTTCGGTGGCCGGAACTGGACCATCATCGCGGCCAGCATGCTGCTCGTCCCGACGATCGCCGCCTTCGTGGTGATGGAGCCCGGGACGTCCTTCGGGACCTTCCTCGTGTGCGCCATGCTCGCCGGGGTGGGGGGTGGGAACTTCGCGTCTTCCATGACCAACATCAACTCCTTCTTCCCCCTGCGGAAGAAGGGCTGGGCGCTGGGGCTCAACGCCGGCGGCGGCAACATCGGCGTGCCCGTCGTGCAGCTCATCGGCCTGGCCGTCATCGGGGCAAGCGGTGGTCCGCGGCTGCTGCTGGGGATCTACATCCCGCTCATCGTCGTCGCCGCCGTGCTCGGCGCCCTCTACATGGACAACATCACGTCCGTGAAGAACGACACCGGCGCCGCCCGGGAGGCCGTGAAGGACCCGCACACCTGGATCATGTCCTTCCTCTACATCGGGACGTTCGGGTCGTTCATCGGGTACAGCTTCGCCTTCGGTCTGGTGCTGCAGACACAGTTCGGGCGTACGCCGCTGGAGTCGGCGTACGTCACCTTCATCGGGCCGCTGCTCGGCTCGCTGATCCGGCCCGTGGGCGGCTGGCTCGCCGACAAGTACGGCGGCGCCCGCATCACCCTGTGGAACTTCGTCGGCATGGGCGCCGCGACCGCCGTCATCGTGGTCGCCTCCATGGAGAAGTCGCTCGCCCTGTTCACCACCGCGTTCATCGTGCTGTTCGTGCTGAGCGGGCTCGGCAACGGCTCCACGTACAAGATGATCCCCGGCATCTTCCAGGCCAAGGCCGCCGCCAAGGGGCTGACCGGGGAGGAAGCCGCGTCGTACGGGCGGCGGCTGTCGGGGGCCTCGATGGGGCTCATCGGGGCCGTGGGCGCGGTCGGCGGGCTCGGTATCAACCTGGCCTTCCGGCAGTCGTTCCTGAGCGTCGGTTCCGGCACCGGGGCCTTCCTGGCCTTCCTCGCCTTCTACGCGGCCTGCTTCGGGGTCACCTGGGCCGTATACCTTCGCCGCCCGGCGGCCTCCGAGTCGCCCGCCACGCCCGCTTCGGAGGCGAAGACGCAGCTCAGCTACGCCGAGGTGTGA
- a CDS encoding uroporphyrinogen-III synthase: MYEEPQRPEQQPNQQPDRTEHGPLAGFTVGVTAARRADELGALLQRRGAAVLHAPALRIVPLADDSELLAATKQLLDQAPDIVVATTAIGFRGWVEAADGWGLGEQLLDVLRGVELLARGPKVKGAVRAQGLTEEWSPSSESMAEVLDRLLDEGVDGRRIAVQLHGEPLPGFVESLRAAGAEVVGVPVYRWMAPEDIGPLDRLLDATITRGLDALTFTSAPAAASLLGRADDRGLLPELLAALNHDVLPACVGPVTALPLQARGVDTVQPERFRLGPLVQVLCKELPSRARTLPIAGHRVEIRGHAVLVDDALRPVPPAGMSLMRALSRRPGWVVARAELLRALPGAGRDEHAVETAMARLRTALGTPKLIQTVVKRGYRLALDPAADAKYADV, from the coding sequence ATGTACGAGGAACCACAGCGACCGGAGCAGCAACCGAATCAGCAACCGGACCGAACGGAGCACGGGCCGCTGGCGGGGTTCACCGTCGGTGTGACCGCGGCCCGCCGAGCCGACGAACTCGGCGCCCTGCTCCAGCGGCGCGGGGCCGCCGTCCTCCACGCCCCCGCCCTGCGCATCGTGCCCCTCGCCGACGACAGCGAACTGCTGGCCGCGACCAAGCAGCTGCTCGACCAGGCGCCGGACATCGTGGTCGCGACCACCGCGATCGGGTTCCGCGGCTGGGTCGAGGCCGCCGACGGCTGGGGCCTCGGGGAGCAACTGCTCGACGTGCTCCGCGGTGTCGAACTGCTCGCCCGCGGACCCAAGGTCAAAGGTGCGGTACGCGCACAGGGGCTGACCGAGGAATGGTCCCCGTCCTCCGAATCCATGGCCGAGGTGCTCGACCGTCTGCTGGACGAAGGAGTGGACGGGCGCCGGATCGCGGTCCAGCTGCACGGCGAGCCGCTGCCCGGCTTCGTCGAGTCGCTGCGGGCCGCGGGCGCGGAGGTCGTCGGCGTTCCCGTGTACCGCTGGATGGCCCCGGAGGACATCGGGCCCCTGGACCGGCTGCTCGACGCCACGATCACCCGCGGCCTGGACGCGCTGACCTTCACCAGCGCCCCGGCCGCCGCCTCACTGCTGGGCCGCGCCGACGACCGCGGACTGCTGCCCGAACTGCTCGCCGCGCTCAACCACGACGTGCTGCCCGCCTGCGTCGGCCCGGTCACCGCGCTGCCGTTGCAGGCCAGGGGCGTCGACACGGTCCAGCCGGAACGCTTCCGGCTCGGCCCGCTCGTACAGGTGCTGTGCAAGGAACTGCCCTCCCGGGCGCGGACCCTGCCGATCGCCGGTCACCGGGTGGAGATCCGCGGGCACGCGGTGCTGGTGGACGACGCGCTGCGGCCCGTACCGCCCGCCGGGATGTCGTTGATGCGTGCCCTGTCCCGGCGGCCCGGCTGGGTGGTGGCCCGGGCCGAGCTGCTGCGGGCGCTGCCCGGCGCGGGCAGGGACGAGCACGCCGTGGAGACCGCGATGGCCCGGCTGCGTACGGCCCTGGGCACGCCCAAGCTCATCCAGACCGTCGTCAAGCGCGGCTACCGGCTGGCGCTCGACCCGGCCGCCGACGCCAAGTACGCCGACGTCTGA
- a CDS encoding anthrone oxygenase family protein, producing the protein MGLIAGLFYAFACGIMPALARSDDRVHIEVMQNINDVIQNPVFLLSFMGALPLTAVSAWQLRGSPRVRGWVFAALVAYALAFLLTFAVNIPLNDALADAGNPATIADPAAVREDFEDPWVAWNVVRAVLCTLALGVLARALVLYGRHGRRT; encoded by the coding sequence ATGGGGCTGATCGCCGGACTGTTCTACGCGTTCGCGTGCGGCATCATGCCGGCGCTGGCCCGCAGCGACGACCGCGTGCACATCGAGGTCATGCAGAACATCAACGACGTCATCCAGAACCCGGTGTTCCTGCTGAGCTTCATGGGCGCGCTGCCGCTGACGGCCGTCTCGGCCTGGCAGTTGCGCGGCTCACCGCGGGTGCGCGGCTGGGTGTTCGCGGCGCTCGTCGCGTACGCGCTGGCGTTCCTGCTCACCTTCGCCGTGAACATCCCGCTGAACGACGCCCTCGCGGACGCCGGGAATCCGGCGACGATCGCCGATCCGGCGGCCGTGCGCGAGGACTTCGAGGACCCGTGGGTGGCCTGGAACGTCGTACGGGCCGTGCTGTGCACGCTCGCCCTGGGCGTCCTCGCGCGAGCGCTGGTGCTGTACGGCCGCCACGGGCGCCGGACGTAG
- a CDS encoding CGNR zinc finger domain-containing protein: protein MALGTATAPYELRFDSGRICLDLLATTHPEERLDSAEPLRAWITGSGLVPAGTPLASVDSSWIVSFRELRGQIGQLVRGEPSRDSRPFDIALTRVNELARAATPVPLAVWDAGGSLVRALCSPPTCAALLAAVARDTVELLTDPAARASIRQCEGDNCPIVYLDTSRGRRRRWCSSEVCGNRERVARHRRRAALARA, encoded by the coding sequence ATGGCATTGGGCACGGCCACGGCCCCGTACGAGCTGCGGTTCGACTCCGGGCGGATCTGTCTCGATCTCCTGGCGACCACGCACCCCGAGGAACGGCTCGACTCGGCCGAACCGTTGCGGGCCTGGATCACCGGATCCGGACTCGTCCCGGCGGGTACGCCACTCGCGTCCGTCGACTCCTCCTGGATCGTGAGCTTTCGTGAACTGCGCGGTCAAATCGGACAGTTGGTGCGCGGGGAACCATCCCGGGACTCCCGGCCCTTCGACATCGCGCTGACCCGTGTCAACGAACTCGCCCGCGCCGCAACGCCCGTACCCTTGGCGGTGTGGGACGCGGGCGGCTCGCTCGTCCGCGCTCTGTGCTCCCCGCCGACCTGCGCGGCGCTCCTCGCGGCGGTCGCCCGTGACACCGTGGAGCTCCTCACGGACCCGGCGGCCCGCGCGAGCATCCGGCAGTGTGAGGGAGACAACTGCCCCATCGTCTACCTGGATACGTCCAGAGGGCGTCGTCGCAGGTGGTGCTCCAGCGAGGTGTGCGGAAACCGTGAGCGGGTGGCCAGGCACCGGCGCAGAGCAGCCCTCGCACGGGCTTAG
- a CDS encoding sigma-70 family RNA polymerase sigma factor, with amino-acid sequence MSQPSEPDEELMRALYREHAGPLLAYVLRLVAGDRQRAEDVVQETLIRAWKNAGQLNRATGSVRPWLVTVARRIVIDGHRSRQARPQEVDPSPLEVIPAEDEIDKALWLMTLSDALDDLTPAHREVLVETYFKGRTVNEAAETLGIPSGTVRSRVFYALRSMKLALEERGVTA; translated from the coding sequence ATGTCCCAGCCCTCGGAACCCGACGAGGAGCTGATGCGTGCGCTGTACCGGGAACACGCCGGGCCGCTGCTCGCCTATGTTCTGCGGCTGGTCGCCGGGGACCGGCAGCGGGCGGAGGACGTCGTACAGGAGACGCTCATCCGCGCGTGGAAGAACGCCGGTCAGCTCAACCGAGCGACCGGTTCGGTACGCCCCTGGCTGGTGACGGTCGCTCGGCGCATCGTCATCGACGGGCACCGCAGCCGGCAGGCCCGGCCGCAGGAGGTGGACCCGTCGCCGCTGGAGGTCATTCCCGCGGAGGACGAGATCGACAAGGCGTTGTGGCTGATGACACTCTCTGACGCGCTCGACGACCTGACCCCCGCGCACCGGGAGGTACTGGTCGAGACGTACTTCAAGGGGCGTACCGTAAACGAAGCCGCCGAAACCCTGGGGATACCCAGCGGCACGGTGCGCTCACGGGTGTTCTATGCCCTGCGTTCGATGAAGCTCGCACTGGAGGAGCGGGGGGTGACGGCATGA
- a CDS encoding anti-sigma factor family protein: MQSSQGQGDLHETVGAYALGILDDAEATEFEAHLATCEWCGQQLDELAGMEPMLAALADLPGTRGTPAIGETLAVRPSPQLSDRLVGEVVERRVKAKKSRRLFFGLAASLIIGGPIAAIAATSGGDTAQEAKPLASVSPAKQVFTDMKDKVEATDAATQVNAAVGTESKPYGTGIALQLKNVKGPQKCSLVAVSKSGERETATTWTVPKWGYGIKGAATELARNPLYLQGAVAMSDADIDHFEVVTFDGDKLVEVDA, encoded by the coding sequence ATGCAAAGTTCGCAAGGGCAGGGCGATCTGCACGAGACGGTGGGTGCCTACGCGCTGGGCATCCTCGACGACGCCGAGGCGACCGAGTTCGAGGCGCACCTGGCCACCTGCGAGTGGTGCGGGCAGCAGCTCGACGAGCTCGCGGGCATGGAGCCGATGCTGGCCGCCCTGGCGGATCTGCCGGGTACCCGCGGCACTCCGGCCATCGGCGAGACACTGGCCGTCCGCCCGAGCCCACAGCTCTCGGACCGGCTGGTCGGCGAGGTCGTCGAGCGCCGGGTCAAGGCCAAGAAGAGCAGGCGTCTCTTCTTCGGACTCGCGGCCTCCCTGATCATCGGCGGCCCGATCGCCGCGATCGCGGCCACCAGCGGCGGTGACACGGCGCAGGAGGCCAAGCCGCTGGCGTCGGTCAGTCCCGCCAAGCAGGTGTTCACCGACATGAAGGACAAGGTCGAGGCCACGGACGCGGCCACTCAGGTCAACGCCGCGGTCGGCACGGAGAGCAAGCCCTACGGCACGGGTATCGCCCTCCAGCTGAAGAACGTCAAGGGCCCGCAGAAGTGCTCCCTGGTCGCCGTCAGCAAGAGCGGCGAGCGGGAGACGGCGACCACCTGGACCGTCCCGAAGTGGGGCTACGGGATCAAGGGCGCCGCCACCGAACTGGCCAGGAATCCGCTCTACCTGCAGGGCGCCGTGGCGATGAGCGACGCCGACATCGACCACTTCGAAGTCGTCACCTTCGACGGCGACAAGCTGGTCGAGGTCGACGCGTGA